The following coding sequences lie in one Myxococcus xanthus genomic window:
- a CDS encoding S28 family serine protease — MSHSILLLLPLLLALTQTACGGDTPEPSQDAGIQTPDAGRDDAGPSPDDAGTDDAGTDDAGTEPEDAGTDDAGTVPEDAGTDDAGTEPEDAGTGAEDGGSGPTDGGSGDAGTEPDDAGTDDAGTNDAGTDDAGTDDAGTGEEDGGSGPTDGGSEDGGTEPPECPFGPPDGGVSTPGDPTVVQDPTADILDRLRAIPGLTVAENPNGVTVPAGHRFFVMEYDQPADHARPECQRFKQRLVLLHRSVTAPVVFYTSGYYVSLTAGRRELTTLLAANQLSIEHRFFLPSRPEPADWSQLTIKQSADDFHRVAQAIKQIYSASWVSTGVSKGGETMVFYRRFHPEDVDATVAYVAPLVLGEDERFPDFQATVGGPELAWCREQIHTFQRAVLNRRQEMVALLRNYAVNQGLTYSQLGFERALEHAVIETYFAFWQYSIPQYCDAFPDDTASSEYMLDIIDWAVGLATFSDNSNSGIAPYYPYYYQASLELGWPKPYEAHLGSLIQHPGTNIAPVYSTPGVPVVFRPQAMQDIEDWLVTHGQRVMFIYGDLDPWTAAAFPLGNAQDSFVFTVPGGNHGSTINQLPTTLRAQAQDIVRRWAGVPSLKHAPVPLPEADTIEFGPHLPPRLQPPTAR, encoded by the coding sequence TTGTCCCACTCCATCCTGCTTCTACTTCCGCTGCTGCTGGCCCTGACCCAGACGGCCTGCGGCGGCGACACGCCCGAGCCCAGCCAGGACGCAGGCATCCAGACGCCCGATGCAGGCAGGGACGACGCGGGGCCCTCCCCGGACGACGCGGGGACGGACGACGCGGGCACCGACGACGCGGGCACTGAGCCGGAAGACGCGGGCACCGACGACGCGGGCACTGTGCCGGAAGACGCGGGTACGGACGACGCGGGGACGGAGCCGGAAGACGCGGGGACAGGAGCGGAGGACGGAGGCTCGGGCCCGACAGACGGGGGCAGCGGAGACGCGGGCACGGAGCCGGACGACGCGGGCACGGACGACGCGGGGACCAACGACGCGGGCACCGATGACGCGGGGACGGACGACGCGGGCACGGGTGAGGAGGACGGAGGCTCGGGCCCGACGGACGGGGGCAGCGAAGACGGGGGCACGGAACCACCAGAGTGCCCGTTCGGGCCGCCGGATGGCGGTGTCTCGACCCCGGGCGACCCGACCGTCGTCCAGGACCCGACCGCGGACATCCTGGACCGGCTGCGGGCCATTCCCGGCCTCACCGTCGCGGAGAACCCCAACGGCGTCACGGTCCCCGCAGGTCATCGCTTCTTTGTCATGGAGTACGACCAGCCCGCCGACCACGCACGTCCCGAGTGCCAGCGCTTCAAGCAGCGATTGGTCCTGCTGCACCGTTCGGTCACGGCGCCCGTGGTCTTCTACACGAGCGGCTACTACGTGTCCCTGACCGCGGGCCGCCGAGAGCTGACGACGTTGCTTGCCGCCAACCAGCTCTCCATCGAGCACCGCTTCTTCCTGCCCAGCCGTCCGGAGCCCGCGGACTGGAGCCAGCTCACCATCAAGCAATCGGCGGACGACTTCCACCGGGTCGCTCAGGCGATCAAGCAAATCTATTCCGCGTCCTGGGTGTCCACGGGCGTCAGCAAGGGCGGAGAGACCATGGTGTTCTACCGCCGGTTCCACCCGGAGGACGTGGACGCGACGGTGGCCTATGTGGCGCCGCTCGTGCTCGGCGAAGATGAGCGCTTCCCCGACTTCCAAGCCACCGTGGGAGGCCCGGAGCTGGCGTGGTGCCGCGAGCAAATCCATACCTTCCAGCGCGCCGTGCTGAACCGCCGCCAGGAGATGGTGGCGCTGCTCCGGAACTATGCCGTGAACCAGGGCCTCACCTACAGCCAGCTCGGCTTCGAGCGGGCCCTGGAGCACGCCGTCATCGAGACGTATTTCGCCTTCTGGCAGTACTCCATCCCCCAGTATTGCGACGCGTTCCCGGATGACACGGCGTCGAGTGAATACATGCTGGACATCATTGACTGGGCGGTGGGCCTTGCCACGTTCTCCGACAACAGCAACTCCGGCATCGCCCCGTACTACCCCTACTACTACCAGGCGAGTCTGGAGTTGGGCTGGCCCAAGCCCTACGAGGCGCACCTGGGCAGCCTCATCCAGCACCCCGGAACGAACATCGCGCCGGTGTACTCGACGCCCGGCGTGCCCGTCGTGTTCCGGCCCCAGGCCATGCAGGACATCGAGGACTGGCTCGTGACGCATGGCCAGCGCGTGATGTTCATCTATGGCGACCTGGACCCGTGGACGGCGGCGGCGTTCCCGCTCGGCAACGCGCAGGACTCCTTCGTGTTCACCGTTCCGGGCGGCAACCACGGAAGCACCATCAACCAGCTCCCCACCACCCTTCGGGCCCAGGCCCAGGACATCGTGCGGCGCTGGGCAGGCGTCCCGTCACTGAAGCACGCCCCGGTGCCACTCCCGGAGGCCGACACCATCGAGTTCGGCCCGCACCTGCCGCCCCGGCTGCAACCGCCCACGGCCCGGTAG
- a CDS encoding quaternary amine ABC transporter ATP-binding protein — protein sequence MEKIEVRGLRKIYGGNPERAIALLEKGQSKQQILEETGCTVAIQEASFDVKAGEIFVIMGLSGSGKSTVLRCLNRLIEPSAGSVHVDGVDVTRADRAALLDVRRRKMAMVFQNFGLLPHRSVIRNVEYGLEMQGLERRESRPKAMQALELVGLKGYEEKLPRELSGGMQQRVGLARAIATDAEILLMDEAFSALDPLIRRQMQDELLELQSRMNKTIVFITHDLDEALKLGGRIVIMKDGRIAQLGTPEEILRSPADDYVRAFVEHVDRTKVLTARAIMRRPESVVHPKDGPALAVKRMRESGTSTLFVTNQARKLVGVVRIEDALRLLAENKHSLEGALVTDLPTTSPDTPLAKLVAVAATTQIPIAVVAEDQSFLGIVSRATLLASIAGEQR from the coding sequence ATGGAGAAGATTGAAGTCCGTGGTTTGCGGAAGATCTACGGCGGCAACCCGGAGCGGGCCATTGCCCTGCTGGAGAAGGGGCAGAGCAAGCAGCAGATCCTGGAGGAGACGGGTTGCACCGTCGCCATCCAGGAGGCTTCGTTCGATGTGAAGGCCGGCGAAATCTTCGTCATCATGGGCCTGTCCGGCAGCGGCAAGTCCACGGTGCTCCGCTGCCTCAACCGCCTCATCGAGCCCTCCGCCGGCAGCGTGCACGTGGACGGTGTGGACGTCACCCGGGCGGACAGGGCGGCCCTGCTGGACGTCCGGCGCCGGAAGATGGCCATGGTGTTCCAGAACTTTGGCTTGCTGCCCCACCGCAGCGTCATCCGGAACGTGGAGTACGGGTTGGAGATGCAGGGCCTGGAGCGGCGGGAGTCGCGGCCCAAGGCGATGCAGGCGCTCGAACTGGTGGGCCTGAAGGGTTACGAGGAGAAGCTGCCTCGCGAGCTCAGCGGCGGCATGCAGCAGCGCGTGGGCCTGGCGCGGGCCATTGCCACCGACGCGGAAATCCTGCTCATGGACGAGGCCTTCAGCGCGTTGGATCCGCTCATCCGCCGGCAGATGCAGGACGAACTGCTCGAGCTCCAGTCCCGGATGAACAAGACCATCGTGTTCATCACCCATGACCTGGATGAGGCGCTGAAGCTGGGGGGACGCATCGTCATCATGAAGGACGGTCGCATCGCGCAGCTCGGCACGCCGGAGGAAATCCTCAGGAGCCCCGCGGACGACTACGTGCGCGCCTTCGTGGAGCACGTGGACCGCACCAAGGTCCTCACCGCGCGGGCCATCATGCGGCGGCCGGAGTCGGTGGTGCACCCGAAGGACGGGCCCGCCCTGGCCGTCAAGCGCATGCGCGAGTCGGGCACCTCCACGCTCTTCGTGACCAACCAGGCCCGCAAGCTGGTGGGCGTGGTGCGCATCGAGGACGCGCTGCGGCTCCTGGCGGAGAACAAGCACAGCCTGGAAGGGGCGCTCGTCACCGACTTGCCCACCACGTCACCGGACACGCCGCTGGCGAAGCTGGTGGCGGTGGCGGCCACGACTCAGATTCCCATCGCCGTCGTCGCCGAGGACCAGTCGTTCCTGGGCATCGTGAGCCGCGCCACGCTGCTGGCCAGCATCGCGGGGGAGCAGCGCTGA
- a CDS encoding DUF4419 domain-containing protein translates to MPHRVTFAVDAVKPAVLPLEEVGLTEALSGRLDAKVLGASHREAQFVRPEATHPLLSAVHLAFSGHRPLVLSPDILWITIAQGLALHITRNAEALRFDLVRHQGRKQLMVTRDASQTDLASDDFWPGVVDDFSGMIQGHSPALHDLMVCDFSTTGPVERVVSQIVLMDAMREYFDYVVMCICGIPTITLEGSPEDWRKLRDKVGQLPRYGMDTWARHLLPLCDQFIRASEGREDRKFWQAIYKLHHAYGSDTFNGWIGKLFPFLRNQLTGEYDFPNPMLEAQALGKPDATEKGETLSSDRLPTGLSRVSLLLAVATDSGMVKARMALTAGFMGTLQSAETLALRPVPGWVVHEDLGLDAMLRRIKDEHRMAEALSEARHSNWRDLWGECGIPADISQFYAACDGASLFGQGDAAVYRIRASGALEFHDGTRWNKTRLADPQSSGYPHGWTRFCDVGEHGFLAYRFNPQQPGKLPLYWVESAQSRTGVCVADSLAEFLYKALNSQGRVYFQEPGFTPGAVEELWF, encoded by the coding sequence ATGCCCCATCGCGTGACGTTCGCCGTCGATGCCGTGAAGCCCGCCGTCCTGCCCCTGGAAGAGGTCGGACTCACCGAGGCCCTGAGTGGGCGACTCGACGCCAAGGTGCTCGGGGCCTCCCATCGCGAGGCGCAGTTTGTGCGTCCCGAGGCGACCCATCCACTGCTCTCCGCGGTGCATCTGGCCTTCAGCGGGCACCGCCCGTTGGTGCTGTCTCCGGACATCCTCTGGATCACCATCGCCCAGGGGCTGGCCCTGCACATCACCCGCAACGCGGAGGCGCTGCGATTTGACCTGGTGCGTCACCAGGGGCGAAAGCAGTTGATGGTGACACGCGACGCGTCCCAGACGGACCTCGCATCGGATGATTTCTGGCCCGGCGTCGTGGACGACTTCTCCGGGATGATTCAAGGACACTCGCCCGCGCTGCACGACCTGATGGTGTGCGACTTCTCCACGACGGGGCCGGTGGAGCGCGTGGTCAGTCAAATCGTGCTGATGGATGCGATGCGGGAGTACTTCGACTACGTGGTGATGTGCATCTGCGGCATTCCCACCATCACGCTCGAGGGCTCACCGGAGGACTGGCGCAAGCTGCGGGACAAGGTCGGGCAGCTTCCTCGGTACGGCATGGACACCTGGGCCCGGCACCTGCTGCCGCTGTGCGACCAGTTCATCCGAGCTTCCGAGGGACGGGAGGACCGCAAGTTCTGGCAAGCCATCTACAAGCTGCACCACGCCTATGGCAGCGATACCTTCAATGGCTGGATTGGCAAGCTGTTCCCCTTCCTTCGCAATCAATTGACGGGCGAATATGACTTTCCCAATCCGATGCTGGAGGCCCAGGCGCTGGGCAAGCCCGACGCCACGGAGAAGGGCGAAACCCTTTCCAGTGACAGATTGCCCACCGGGCTGTCCCGGGTGTCGCTCCTGCTCGCGGTGGCCACCGATTCAGGGATGGTGAAGGCGCGGATGGCCCTGACGGCGGGCTTCATGGGGACGCTCCAGTCCGCGGAGACGCTGGCGCTGCGGCCGGTGCCGGGTTGGGTGGTCCACGAGGACCTGGGGCTGGATGCGATGCTCCGGCGCATCAAGGATGAGCACCGCATGGCCGAGGCCCTCTCGGAGGCTCGTCACAGCAATTGGCGCGACCTGTGGGGGGAATGTGGAATCCCGGCGGACATCAGCCAGTTCTACGCCGCATGCGACGGCGCGTCGCTCTTCGGCCAGGGGGACGCGGCCGTGTACCGCATCCGGGCGTCGGGGGCGCTGGAGTTCCACGACGGGACGCGCTGGAACAAGACCCGTCTGGCAGATCCGCAATCCAGCGGCTACCCGCACGGCTGGACGCGCTTCTGTGACGTGGGCGAACACGGCTTCCTGGCCTACCGTTTCAACCCACAGCAGCCTGGGAAGCTCCCGCTCTACTGGGTGGAAAGCGCGCAGTCGCGGACTGGCGTGTGCGTCGCCGACTCGCTGGCGGAGTTCCTCTACAAGGCGCTCAATTCGCAGGGGCGCGTCTACTTCCAGGAGCCGGGCTTCACGCCGGGAGCGGTCGAGGAGTTGTGGTTCTGA
- a CDS encoding phosphagen kinase: MLLHKHLTSELKSRLERLTTRNGWTLRKAIQSGLDHGDSQMGVYAGDSESYALFSPLLHPIIRDHSGHDLSGHTSDFSLDGLPQDDLDPTGEFILSTRVRVGRNLARYAFPPAIGARDRAALEAEVVQVLSGLGGHLAGEYHPLASLSEAERRELVHHHVLFQQSDRFLDSAGVNRDWPRNRGIFHSADMRFIVWVGEEDALRIISMQPGSGLAQAFLRLQTALEQLHEQLDFAQDSRLGFLTACPTNLGTAMRASVLIRLPHLSRRPDFRARCARLGLAVRGLHGEHSEARDGIHDISNAVRLGVTERDIYQQLRTGIHALMAMESAARKRGHPGAAPGN; encoded by the coding sequence ATGCTGCTACACAAGCACCTCACCTCCGAGCTGAAGTCCCGGCTCGAACGGCTCACGACACGCAACGGCTGGACGCTCCGGAAGGCCATCCAGAGTGGCCTGGACCACGGGGACTCCCAGATGGGTGTCTACGCGGGTGACAGCGAGTCCTACGCGCTCTTCTCCCCGCTGCTGCATCCCATCATCCGGGACCATTCGGGCCATGACCTGAGTGGACACACGAGTGACTTCTCACTCGACGGGCTGCCCCAGGACGACCTGGACCCCACGGGCGAGTTCATCCTCTCCACGCGGGTCCGCGTCGGACGGAACCTGGCCCGGTATGCCTTTCCTCCGGCCATTGGCGCCAGGGACAGGGCCGCGCTGGAAGCCGAGGTCGTCCAGGTCCTCTCCGGCCTGGGGGGCCACCTCGCGGGCGAATACCATCCCCTGGCCAGCCTCTCCGAGGCGGAGCGGCGGGAGCTGGTGCACCACCACGTCCTGTTCCAGCAATCGGACCGCTTCCTGGACAGCGCGGGCGTCAACCGCGACTGGCCGCGCAACCGCGGCATCTTCCACTCCGCGGACATGCGCTTCATCGTCTGGGTCGGGGAGGAAGACGCCCTGCGCATCATCAGCATGCAGCCCGGCTCGGGGCTGGCGCAGGCGTTCCTGAGGCTCCAGACGGCGCTCGAGCAACTCCACGAGCAGCTCGACTTCGCCCAGGACTCACGGCTGGGCTTCCTCACGGCGTGCCCCACCAACCTGGGCACCGCCATGCGCGCATCCGTCCTCATCCGCCTGCCCCACCTGTCACGGCGGCCGGACTTCCGTGCGCGGTGCGCCCGCCTGGGGCTCGCGGTGCGGGGACTGCACGGCGAACACTCCGAAGCCCGGGACGGCATCCATGACATCTCCAATGCCGTCCGGCTGGGCGTCACCGAGCGGGACATCTACCAACAGCTTCGGACAGGCATCCACGCGCTCATGGCGATGGAATCCGCGGCGCGCAAGCGCGGACACCCGGGCGCGGCGCCCGGGAACTGA
- a CDS encoding WD40 repeat domain-containing protein, translating into MRLRSWWWVLVLLTVSCVGRRSSSEVPGVRDARSELFRARGDAAIETKQWALAAGYFASARHTEDSPTARWGQVWAEKRASSLEWAKQFEGSVLALAFSPDGRLLASGGYDAVVRVWDVEAGTQVAELKGHEAELHAVAFSPDGRWLAAAGRPGALWLWDWKQGRRVALLSGHADVVRGVAFSPDGEWLASGGLDRTIRVWRIRDGAEVLRFTHDDIVIAVAFSPDGGRLVSSSMDRTARVWDLMARRELHRLTGHGDNVESCAFSADGERVMTASADRAIRLWDARTGALLDVQRNTGALSAVAIDAGFQQLVQAGWEGRVQRVDVRGGGEVLERLDAHRTFVMAVALSPDGRTFASGGMDGVLKVWSRSEVPPDVLLRELPAWPEVLASVGPDAFVSGGEDGLRSWSVSSSGELHSRLEAPDAVGAVAVSADRRLLAVGTLKGEVRVRDVRSGNQLMVIPAARESIRALAFSPDGALLAAGVAQDVVLWAVPSATQVARLTGHTGKVWALAFDATGQRLASGAADHTVRIWDVARGAVIRVLEAGDRVRAVTFLASGELLTAGMRQPIRLWSPDDGRVLTSMDARTVGVLSLAVAPQGAFVASGGMGGEMKVWRLPDGALMGEVPGLQGFVSAVAFSSDGAWLAAAASDRTFHLLSFDAFAHPPPVEPDLTRILRRHGLAWDDLRGVFTLH; encoded by the coding sequence GCAATGGGCCCTGGCGGCTGGCTACTTCGCGTCCGCGAGACACACGGAAGACTCACCCACGGCGCGCTGGGGACAGGTGTGGGCGGAGAAGCGTGCCTCGTCGCTCGAGTGGGCAAAGCAGTTCGAGGGTTCCGTGCTGGCGCTGGCCTTCTCACCAGACGGCAGGCTGCTGGCATCGGGAGGATATGACGCGGTCGTGCGCGTCTGGGACGTGGAGGCCGGAACGCAGGTGGCGGAGCTGAAGGGCCACGAAGCCGAGCTCCATGCCGTCGCGTTCTCTCCCGATGGCCGGTGGCTGGCCGCCGCGGGCAGGCCCGGCGCGCTCTGGCTCTGGGACTGGAAGCAGGGGCGCAGGGTGGCCTTGCTGTCCGGGCACGCGGATGTCGTGCGGGGCGTGGCCTTCTCCCCGGATGGTGAGTGGCTGGCGAGTGGTGGACTGGACCGGACGATTCGTGTCTGGCGTATCCGTGATGGCGCGGAGGTGCTGCGGTTCACGCATGACGACATCGTCATCGCGGTGGCCTTCTCCCCCGACGGAGGACGGCTCGTGTCGTCGAGCATGGACCGGACCGCGCGGGTGTGGGACCTGATGGCGCGTCGCGAGCTGCACCGGCTGACGGGACACGGGGACAATGTGGAGTCCTGTGCGTTCTCCGCGGATGGCGAGCGGGTGATGACCGCGTCCGCGGACCGAGCCATCCGTCTCTGGGATGCCCGGACCGGTGCCCTGCTGGACGTGCAGCGCAACACAGGGGCGCTTTCGGCCGTGGCCATCGATGCTGGTTTCCAGCAACTCGTGCAGGCGGGGTGGGAGGGGCGCGTGCAGCGCGTGGATGTGCGCGGCGGTGGCGAGGTCCTGGAGCGGCTGGATGCACACCGGACCTTCGTGATGGCCGTGGCCCTGTCACCGGACGGACGCACGTTCGCGTCCGGTGGCATGGACGGCGTCCTCAAGGTCTGGTCACGGTCCGAGGTACCTCCGGACGTCCTGCTGCGGGAGTTGCCCGCCTGGCCTGAGGTGCTGGCCTCCGTGGGGCCAGACGCCTTTGTGTCGGGTGGGGAGGACGGTCTGCGGAGTTGGTCGGTCTCGTCCAGCGGCGAACTCCACTCCCGCCTGGAGGCACCGGACGCCGTGGGGGCCGTGGCCGTGAGCGCGGACCGGCGGTTGCTCGCGGTGGGAACGTTGAAGGGGGAGGTGCGCGTGCGAGACGTCCGGTCCGGAAATCAGCTGATGGTGATTCCGGCCGCGCGCGAATCCATCCGGGCGTTGGCCTTCAGCCCAGACGGCGCATTGCTCGCCGCGGGGGTGGCGCAGGACGTCGTGCTGTGGGCTGTCCCCTCCGCGACCCAGGTGGCCCGGCTGACAGGGCACACCGGGAAGGTGTGGGCATTGGCATTCGATGCCACGGGGCAAAGGCTGGCTTCGGGCGCAGCGGACCACACGGTGCGGATCTGGGACGTGGCGCGAGGCGCGGTGATTCGCGTCCTGGAGGCGGGTGACCGGGTCCGCGCCGTCACGTTCCTGGCGTCCGGGGAGTTGCTGACCGCGGGAATGCGCCAGCCCATCCGGCTCTGGAGCCCAGATGACGGCCGCGTGCTGACGTCGATGGATGCGCGCACGGTAGGCGTCTTGTCGCTCGCGGTGGCGCCTCAGGGGGCGTTCGTGGCGTCCGGCGGAATGGGAGGAGAGATGAAGGTCTGGCGGCTTCCCGACGGGGCGCTCATGGGGGAGGTGCCCGGGCTGCAGGGGTTCGTCTCCGCCGTGGCCTTCTCTTCCGATGGCGCGTGGCTGGCGGCAGCGGCTTCCGACCGGACGTTCCACCTGCTGAGCTTCGATGCCTTCGCACACCCGCCGCCCGTGGAGCCGGACCTGACGCGGATTCTGCGGCGCCATGGGCTGGCCTGGGATGACTTGCGGGGCGTGTTCACCCTCCACTGA
- a CDS encoding serine/threonine-protein kinase, with translation MSRSSLVETVLGQKYRLRQRIGVGGMGTVYEAEQLDVGRTVAVKVLRQHLLGEPAVHARFRREAQATAGVKHPNIVEVMGFHDAPDEPPFLVMELLRGQTLKSLMKKEGPLPVGRAAAIAHQLATALVAAHQAGVIHRDIKPDNIFLVDTGTEALQVKLLDFGVARLMHEDDATALGTESGAWVGTPSYMAPEQIRCRPVDGRADIYSLGACLYQMVTGQRPIDVADNVALLSAVLHNVPAPLSGVRTDVPDGFSQVVERTLKKDPAARYADSHELAQALEPWIHTASVATPSAPPPEVTSAVPTEPASTALAPSTPVAAEHVATPHTPGPQPVLAAAEHVVTPHTRSRLQTVLMVASALAVGLAATGGLVLTASGMTPSEELARLRVVELPRLTENGAAAPAPHGYSDGSIAESIEGRLPALDNCYARIGEDAACRQDTYALVYSPQGIVLGARMHPPQPIPLAQCINKVLRGLALGKPREAIAGTATVLLRRE, from the coding sequence ATGAGTCGCTCATCCTTGGTCGAAACAGTGCTGGGGCAGAAGTATCGACTGCGCCAGCGGATTGGCGTGGGGGGGATGGGCACCGTCTACGAGGCGGAGCAACTCGACGTAGGCCGCACCGTGGCCGTCAAGGTGCTCCGGCAGCACCTCCTCGGCGAGCCGGCAGTGCACGCGCGCTTCCGCCGCGAGGCCCAGGCCACCGCGGGCGTGAAGCATCCGAACATCGTCGAGGTAATGGGCTTTCACGACGCACCGGATGAGCCGCCCTTCCTGGTGATGGAGCTGCTCCGAGGGCAGACGCTGAAGTCGCTGATGAAGAAGGAAGGCCCCCTGCCTGTGGGACGCGCGGCGGCCATTGCCCATCAGCTGGCGACCGCGCTGGTGGCGGCGCATCAGGCTGGCGTCATCCACCGCGACATCAAGCCCGACAACATCTTCCTGGTCGACACGGGGACCGAAGCCCTGCAGGTAAAGCTGCTGGACTTCGGCGTCGCGCGGCTCATGCATGAAGACGACGCCACCGCGCTGGGCACGGAGTCCGGCGCCTGGGTCGGCACGCCGTCGTACATGGCCCCGGAGCAGATCCGCTGCCGCCCTGTCGACGGACGCGCGGACATCTACTCGCTGGGCGCCTGCCTGTATCAGATGGTGACGGGACAGCGGCCCATCGACGTGGCGGACAACGTGGCCCTGCTCTCCGCCGTTCTGCACAATGTGCCCGCCCCGCTCAGCGGCGTGCGCACGGACGTGCCGGATGGCTTCTCCCAGGTGGTGGAGCGCACGCTGAAGAAGGACCCGGCCGCGCGCTACGCGGACTCCCACGAACTGGCCCAGGCGCTCGAGCCCTGGATTCACACCGCCTCCGTGGCGACCCCTTCGGCCCCTCCGCCTGAAGTCACGAGCGCCGTCCCCACGGAGCCCGCGAGCACAGCACTGGCGCCCTCAACGCCTGTCGCGGCGGAACACGTCGCCACACCCCACACGCCCGGCCCGCAGCCCGTCCTCGCCGCGGCGGAACACGTCGTCACACCGCACACACGCTCCCGCCTGCAGACCGTCCTCATGGTCGCCAGCGCGCTGGCGGTGGGCCTCGCCGCCACGGGAGGACTCGTCTTGACGGCCTCCGGGATGACGCCCTCGGAGGAGCTCGCCCGCCTCCGGGTCGTCGAGCTGCCCCGCCTGACGGAGAACGGCGCCGCCGCACCCGCGCCACACGGGTACAGTGACGGCTCAATCGCCGAGTCCATTGAAGGGCGCCTGCCCGCGCTCGACAACTGCTACGCGCGAATCGGCGAGGACGCCGCGTGCCGTCAGGACACCTACGCCCTGGTCTACTCTCCCCAAGGCATCGTCCTCGGAGCACGCATGCACCCGCCCCAGCCCATCCCGCTCGCGCAGTGCATCAACAAGGTGCTCCGGGGGCTCGCGCTGGGCAAGCCACGCGAAGCCATCGCCGGCACCGCCACGGTCCTGCTCAGGCGGGAGTAA
- a CDS encoding glycine betaine ABC transporter substrate-binding protein — protein MKTSSLNRLPLLLTAVAGLLVAPGCKQENKAPAAGDTESPAPAKKPVVRLVYVNWAEGVAMTHLVQAILEDRMGYEVKTTMADVAPVFASLANGDADAFLDGWLPVTHQSYMERFQGKVVDLGTNYEDARIGLVVPADLDITSIEQLNGKAKDLSQSIVGIDSGAGIMTTTEKAIAEYKLDLKLVPSSGPAMTAELKDAIAKKRPVVVTGWKPHWKFARWDLKFLDDPKGVYGAKESIHTLTRVGLEKDLPDVATLLRNFKLDDQQLGSLMGAIEEAAASPEKATREWVKKNQALVDGWIPKS, from the coding sequence GTGAAGACTTCCTCTCTCAATCGCCTGCCCCTGCTGCTCACGGCCGTGGCGGGGCTGCTCGTCGCCCCCGGATGCAAGCAGGAGAACAAGGCGCCCGCCGCGGGTGACACCGAGTCGCCCGCCCCCGCGAAGAAGCCCGTGGTCCGGCTGGTGTACGTGAACTGGGCCGAAGGCGTGGCCATGACGCATCTGGTTCAGGCCATCCTGGAGGACCGCATGGGCTACGAGGTGAAGACCACCATGGCGGACGTCGCCCCGGTGTTCGCCTCGCTCGCCAATGGCGACGCGGATGCGTTCCTGGATGGCTGGCTGCCCGTCACCCACCAGAGCTACATGGAGCGCTTCCAGGGCAAGGTGGTGGACCTGGGCACCAACTACGAGGACGCCCGGATTGGCCTGGTCGTCCCCGCGGACCTGGACATCACCAGCATCGAGCAGCTCAACGGCAAGGCGAAGGACCTGAGCCAGTCCATCGTAGGCATCGATTCCGGCGCGGGCATCATGACGACGACGGAGAAGGCCATCGCGGAGTACAAGCTGGACCTGAAGCTGGTGCCCTCCAGCGGCCCGGCGATGACCGCGGAGCTCAAGGACGCCATCGCCAAGAAGCGCCCCGTGGTGGTCACCGGTTGGAAGCCGCACTGGAAGTTCGCGCGCTGGGACCTGAAGTTCCTGGATGACCCGAAGGGCGTCTATGGCGCCAAGGAGTCCATCCACACGCTCACCCGCGTGGGCCTGGAGAAGGACCTGCCCGACGTCGCGACGCTGCTGCGCAACTTCAAGCTGGATGACCAGCAGCTCGGCAGTCTGATGGGCGCCATCGAGGAGGCCGCGGCCTCGCCGGAGAAGGCCACCCGTGAGTGGGTGAAGAAGAACCAGGCGCTCGTGGACGGTTGGATTCCCAAGTCCTGA
- a CDS encoding ABC transporter permease — protein MSTLKIGEGFEELIDWLGTRGAPVFDAIRSVLTACINGLESALLLPPSYAIIAVLMVLAWRLSGLGTAVFTALGMLLIQDMGLWKATMETLALVLSSAMVALVLGIPLGIWAAYSRVVERVLRPALDLMQTMPAFVYLIPAVLFFRLGKVPGVVATVIFAMPPAVRLTNLGIRQVPAEVVEAAIAFGATPRQTLLNVQLPIAVPTLLAGVNQTIMLSLSMVVISAMIGAGGLGEQVLKGITQLRIGLGFESGIAVVILAIVLDRLTHALGKPRTRSS, from the coding sequence ATGAGCACACTGAAAATCGGCGAAGGCTTCGAGGAGCTGATTGACTGGCTGGGCACGCGTGGCGCGCCGGTGTTCGACGCCATCCGTTCGGTGCTCACGGCCTGCATCAACGGCCTGGAGAGCGCGCTGCTCCTGCCGCCCAGCTACGCCATCATCGCGGTGTTGATGGTGCTCGCCTGGCGTCTGTCCGGCCTGGGCACGGCCGTCTTCACGGCGCTGGGCATGCTGCTCATCCAGGACATGGGCCTGTGGAAGGCCACCATGGAGACGCTGGCGCTGGTCCTCAGCTCGGCGATGGTGGCGCTGGTGCTGGGCATCCCCCTGGGCATCTGGGCCGCGTACAGCCGCGTCGTGGAGCGGGTGCTGCGGCCCGCCCTGGACCTGATGCAGACGATGCCCGCCTTCGTCTACCTCATCCCCGCGGTGCTCTTCTTCCGGCTGGGGAAGGTGCCCGGCGTGGTGGCCACCGTCATCTTCGCCATGCCACCCGCGGTGCGCCTCACCAACCTGGGCATCCGGCAGGTGCCCGCCGAAGTCGTGGAGGCCGCCATCGCGTTTGGCGCGACGCCGCGCCAGACGCTGCTCAACGTCCAGCTCCCCATCGCCGTCCCCACGCTGCTGGCCGGAGTGAACCAGACCATCATGCTGTCGCTGTCCATGGTGGTCATCTCCGCCATGATTGGCGCGGGCGGACTGGGCGAGCAGGTCCTGAAGGGCATCACCCAGCTCCGCATCGGGCTGGGCTTCGAGAGCGGCATCGCGGTGGTCATCCTGGCCATCGTGTTGGACCGCCTGACTCACGCGCTGGGCAAGCCCCGGACGCGCTCATCATGA